A part of Kitasatospora kifunensis genomic DNA contains:
- a CDS encoding LuxR C-terminal-related transcriptional regulator has product MLRALGLDAVSEQVYQELLAEPTLDAILLAERLGLSQDQVGASLDTLADLALLRMSREAPQQRRPVSQERARALLLRRQEEELRARLAALEANRIAVATAAERAARERQRIPTGTEQLDGLDEIQSRLESLLQSATTEICSIVPTLMPPEALEAARPLDEDLLRRGITQRTLCHEGVRTNPRALAYGRSMAAVGAQLRTAPALPHRLLVVDRATALVPLDPASPTASAVLVTIPGIVAGLAELFDRIWADAVPLDQAPAPDCATGITAAERELLKILSTGLTDEVAAKRLGVSVRTVKRRMEELMRRLEAGSRFEAGFKACQHGWL; this is encoded by the coding sequence ATGCTGCGCGCTCTGGGACTGGATGCGGTCAGCGAGCAGGTGTACCAAGAACTGCTGGCCGAACCGACGTTGGACGCAATACTGCTGGCCGAGCGCCTCGGCCTGAGTCAGGATCAGGTCGGTGCGAGTCTGGACACGCTGGCCGACCTCGCGTTGCTGCGGATGTCGCGCGAGGCGCCGCAGCAGCGGCGGCCGGTCAGCCAGGAGCGCGCCCGCGCGCTCCTGCTGCGCCGTCAGGAGGAGGAACTCCGAGCCCGCCTCGCCGCCCTGGAGGCCAACCGCATCGCGGTTGCCACCGCGGCCGAGCGGGCGGCCCGCGAGCGGCAGCGGATCCCCACCGGCACCGAACAGCTCGACGGCCTGGACGAGATCCAGTCCCGCCTGGAGTCCCTGCTCCAGAGCGCCACCACCGAGATCTGCTCGATCGTCCCCACCCTGATGCCCCCCGAAGCCCTGGAGGCCGCGCGCCCCCTGGACGAGGACCTGCTCAGGCGCGGCATCACCCAGCGGACGCTCTGTCACGAGGGCGTGCGAACCAACCCCCGCGCCCTCGCCTACGGGCGCTCGATGGCCGCCGTCGGTGCGCAGCTGCGCACCGCGCCGGCGCTGCCGCACCGCCTGCTGGTGGTTGACCGGGCCACCGCCCTCGTCCCGCTCGACCCCGCCTCGCCGACCGCCAGCGCCGTGCTGGTCACCATCCCCGGGATCGTGGCCGGCCTGGCCGAGCTGTTCGACCGGATCTGGGCGGACGCCGTCCCGCTGGACCAGGCCCCCGCCCCCGACTGTGCCACCGGCATCACCGCCGCTGAACGCGAACTCCTGAAGATCCTCTCCACCGGCCTGACCGATGAGGTCGCCGCCAAGCGCCTGGGTGTCTCCGTACGCACCGTCAAGCGCCGGATGGAGGAGCTGATGCGCCGTCTGGAAGCTGGTTCCCGCTTCGAAGCCGGCTTCAAGGCTTGCCAACACGGCTGGCTCTGA
- a CDS encoding TetR/AcrR family transcriptional regulator translates to MTTPQFERARSAEAKHARVTAILEAAARLAGERGVRAVTVTDIAAAVGMHKSAMLRYFETREEIFLRLAAGEWVQWSQDVRNRLGALDDGRPAGPETPIAIAGILADSLVARPLFCDLLAHTPLNLERGVSFAAVRSFKLIAIAEVGAVSAVLCGILNLTDEQGGNVVATAVSMAGALWQMAAPGTELRRFYQDSPELAHALVDVAPKLTDILAALMRGYGSK, encoded by the coding sequence GTGACTACGCCGCAGTTCGAACGCGCCCGAAGCGCCGAAGCCAAGCACGCCCGCGTGACGGCGATCCTGGAGGCTGCCGCGCGCCTCGCCGGCGAGCGCGGCGTCCGCGCGGTGACCGTCACGGATATCGCTGCGGCGGTCGGCATGCACAAGTCGGCGATGCTGCGTTACTTCGAGACCAGGGAGGAGATCTTCCTGCGCCTGGCGGCCGGTGAGTGGGTTCAGTGGTCGCAGGACGTGCGGAACCGGCTCGGCGCGCTGGACGACGGACGCCCGGCAGGGCCCGAAACACCGATCGCCATCGCGGGCATCCTCGCCGACTCGCTGGTGGCGCGGCCGCTCTTCTGCGACCTGCTCGCCCACACGCCGCTGAACCTGGAGCGCGGCGTATCCTTCGCCGCCGTCCGGTCCTTCAAGCTGATCGCCATTGCCGAGGTCGGGGCGGTCAGCGCAGTCCTGTGCGGCATCCTGAACCTCACGGACGAACAGGGCGGCAACGTCGTCGCCACCGCCGTCTCCATGGCCGGCGCGCTGTGGCAGATGGCCGCGCCCGGAACCGAACTGCGCCGCTTCTACCAGGACTCCCCGGAACTGGCCCACGCCCTCGTCGATGTCGCCCCGAAGCTCACCGACATTCTGGCCGCGCTGATGAGGGGTTACGGAAGTAAGTGA
- a CDS encoding phosphotransferase family protein has protein sequence MNLLHLGAPIGPMIRVHGGFANRMYRLDTDQGSFAVKELNLVDRRWTYRVEDVFRFEQAAFAAGIPMPEPISASDHTLVHRWVEGEKVPEAPVSAAYAFEIGEILARIHALDVAWTHVSIEEPTSRDWPELAARAAATGQPWADELASHIETFLAIAHFVDTCERPGPVVLTHRDIQPWNLLAREGRPVVLDWELSGMLDLSGELGSTALSLAKGPGFDDIKPAIFRSVLDGYVAGGGALPPSGPSWFVFMIGGWLGHTRWNILRCLAGVEASTGPDLALSHESVRNGVRGLPDLFGRLPELEALLV, from the coding sequence GTGAACCTTTTGCATCTCGGCGCGCCGATCGGGCCGATGATTCGCGTCCACGGCGGGTTCGCCAACCGGATGTACCGGCTCGACACCGACCAAGGCTCGTTCGCGGTGAAGGAGTTGAACCTCGTCGACCGCCGCTGGACCTATCGCGTCGAGGACGTGTTCAGGTTTGAGCAGGCGGCCTTCGCCGCCGGCATCCCGATGCCGGAGCCGATCTCGGCCAGCGACCACACGCTCGTTCACCGATGGGTCGAGGGAGAAAAGGTGCCAGAAGCACCGGTGTCGGCGGCGTACGCGTTTGAGATCGGTGAGATCCTCGCGCGCATCCACGCGCTCGACGTCGCGTGGACCCATGTGTCGATCGAGGAACCGACGTCACGGGACTGGCCCGAGCTCGCCGCGCGGGCGGCGGCGACCGGACAGCCATGGGCCGACGAACTCGCCTCCCACATCGAGACGTTCCTCGCGATTGCCCACTTCGTCGACACCTGCGAACGGCCAGGCCCCGTCGTGCTGACCCATAGGGACATCCAACCGTGGAACCTGCTCGCTCGAGAGGGTCGGCCGGTGGTGCTCGACTGGGAGCTCTCGGGGATGCTCGACCTGTCCGGTGAGCTCGGCTCGACCGCGCTGAGCCTCGCGAAGGGACCTGGCTTCGACGACATCAAGCCCGCCATCTTCCGCTCGGTCCTCGACGGCTATGTCGCGGGAGGCGGAGCGCTGCCGCCGTCAGGTCCAAGCTGGTTTGTGTTCATGATCGGCGGCTGGCTGGGGCACACGAGGTGGAACATCCTGCGGTGCCTCGCCGGTGTCGAGGCGAGCACCGGCCCTGACCTCGCACTGTCGCACGAGTCCGTGCGCAACGGCGTGCGCGGCCTCCCCGACCTGTTCGGCCGGCTTCCGGAGCTCGAGGCGCTGCTCGTGTGA
- a CDS encoding S66 peptidase family protein has translation MTGSALPQLLRPRALKPGDLVVIAALSGGLPAAYEPNVQRTVELFERMGFRVRRAPLLEAGRSRWWSAATPAEIAGELNGLLRDPEVRAIVASDGGQTAFGYLDLIDVEAIRADPKPILGYSDISLLHLVLHARTGLVGFHADMAVPGFGGHWQSAPVARQAELEKLYSRLLTDTEAIGALPASPSWECWRPGRVEGPLIGGLINRIVLAQATPFALPLEAFDGAVLFWEELGGLASYVWSYLQVMRHSGILDRIAGMVVGVPREISGLEPGASPTLSEIVLDVLGDRDIPVLGNVDLGHAGPNLPMPVGIRVGLDAQQRTLSLLEPAVGPHAMTGPVS, from the coding sequence ATGACTGGTTCTGCACTGCCTCAGCTGCTTCGACCGCGTGCCCTGAAGCCCGGAGATCTTGTTGTCATCGCAGCGCTGTCCGGTGGGCTGCCGGCCGCTTACGAGCCCAACGTCCAGCGGACGGTGGAGCTGTTCGAGCGGATGGGATTCCGCGTGCGTCGGGCTCCGTTACTCGAAGCAGGACGCAGCCGTTGGTGGAGTGCGGCCACGCCGGCGGAGATCGCCGGGGAGCTCAATGGTCTTCTGCGGGATCCCGAGGTGCGCGCGATCGTCGCGAGTGACGGCGGCCAGACGGCGTTCGGTTACCTTGACCTGATCGACGTCGAGGCGATCAGGGCCGACCCCAAGCCGATCCTCGGCTACAGCGACATCTCGCTGCTGCACCTGGTCCTCCATGCGCGCACGGGTCTGGTCGGGTTCCACGCCGACATGGCCGTCCCCGGCTTCGGCGGACACTGGCAGTCCGCGCCCGTGGCGCGCCAGGCGGAACTCGAGAAGCTCTACTCCAGGTTGCTGACCGATACCGAGGCGATCGGTGCGCTGCCCGCGAGCCCGTCGTGGGAGTGCTGGCGTCCTGGTCGTGTCGAAGGGCCGCTGATCGGCGGGCTGATCAATCGCATCGTGCTGGCGCAGGCGACGCCGTTCGCGCTGCCGCTCGAAGCTTTCGACGGTGCGGTGCTGTTCTGGGAGGAGCTGGGCGGCCTGGCATCGTACGTGTGGAGCTATCTGCAGGTGATGCGGCACAGCGGCATCCTCGATCGGATCGCTGGCATGGTCGTGGGCGTTCCGCGCGAGATCAGCGGACTCGAGCCCGGCGCGTCCCCCACCTTGTCCGAGATCGTCCTCGACGTCCTCGGGGACCGTGACATCCCGGTCCTGGGCAACGTCGATCTCGGGCATGCCGGCCCCAATCTGCCGATGCCGGTCGGCATCCGCGTCGGCCTCGATGCGCAGCAGCGGACGCTGTCGCTGCTCGAACCGGCGGTAGGGCCGCACGCGATGACGGGACCGGTCAGCTGA
- a CDS encoding FadR/GntR family transcriptional regulator, with the protein MKHINAPRRTASLSAQLVASLRSHIETGGWPVGTRIPPEQALIEELGVGRSTLREAIGALVHLGLLEPRAGDGTYVRSASELQSVMVRRAGSAKRDDVLELRTVLEEYASGAAALRRSEEQVRQLRELLADAEAAIAGEDASAATGVDALFHRSVVRASGNELLIEVYDYLGTALTSHLGGLTWEAAHAEEHADLHRRLVDAIEAQDAGGARGAAAAIVRLTHGHGTADARAAEDR; encoded by the coding sequence ATGAAACACATCAACGCACCGCGGCGGACGGCCAGCCTGTCCGCCCAGCTCGTGGCGAGCCTCCGCTCGCACATTGAGACAGGGGGTTGGCCGGTCGGGACGCGGATCCCGCCGGAGCAGGCCCTCATCGAGGAGCTCGGGGTCGGACGCAGCACACTGCGGGAGGCGATCGGTGCGCTGGTGCACCTCGGCCTGTTGGAACCCAGAGCCGGTGACGGCACCTACGTCCGCTCCGCCAGCGAGCTCCAGTCGGTCATGGTGCGGCGGGCAGGCTCCGCGAAGCGGGACGACGTGCTGGAGCTGCGGACCGTCCTGGAGGAGTACGCCTCGGGCGCCGCGGCCCTGCGCCGCAGCGAGGAGCAGGTGCGGCAGCTGCGGGAGCTGCTGGCCGACGCCGAAGCGGCCATCGCCGGCGAGGACGCGTCCGCGGCCACCGGCGTCGACGCGCTCTTCCACCGGTCCGTCGTCCGGGCGAGCGGGAACGAGCTGCTGATCGAGGTGTACGACTACCTCGGCACGGCGCTCACCTCGCACCTGGGGGGCCTGACCTGGGAGGCCGCCCACGCCGAGGAGCACGCCGACCTGCACCGGCGGCTCGTCGACGCGATCGAGGCCCAGGACGCGGGCGGCGCTCGCGGCGCCGCAGCCGCGATCGTCCGGCTCACCCACGGCCACGGAACCGCCGACGCACGCGCGGCCGAGGACCGGTGA
- the car gene encoding carboxylic acid reductase has protein sequence MSRSHLPADELDARTDRRSTHLFATDAQFRDAAPLNAVTEAIRRPDLPLADLVATVMEAYADRPALGERATEKVTDPQTGRTTLRLLQRFDTLTYGELWERVGAVASEWRHHPEQALGPGDFVALLGPTSAEYTVADLACVRLGAVSVPLQSGAPAAHLAPIVEQAGPRLLVVDVDQLDVALEVAARAPSLGRIVVIGHRPEATAHQEKLESARARLAAQGRSVALDTLASIVERGRALPSLPRVPDGSAADALSALIYTSGSTGTPKGAMYTERLVRQFWVDFVPGQAARPSITLNYLPLSHMMGRGVLFGTLAKGGLAAFAASSDLSTLFEDLSLVRPTEIVMVPRICDMLFHHYRAQLSHRAKAGGGTGGDAAEQVMAELREKVMGGRLLWAVSASAPPSAETTAFIQDCLHVRLLDGYGSTEAGVVSLDGRVLRPPVTDHKLADVPELGYFATDSPYPRGELLIRSERLVPGYFRRPDATCEVFDEDGFYRTGDIMARVGPDELRYVDRRSNVLKLSQGEFVALSRLEALFNGSPVVRQIFLYGSGTRAYLLAVVVPTKDALERVDGDARRLRPILRESLQKLATEAGLNSYEIPRDLLVETEPFTQENGLLSGVRKPLRPALTKRYGERLEALYTQLSDREAEELRTLRQTGTDQPVSATVLRAAQALLGLEEGVVELGTRFLELGGDSLTALSFSQLMKETFHVDIPVNVIINPVNSLQQVADHIERALAAEHRRPTADSVHGPDARRLEAAQLRLDAFLDARTVEQVERPAGPLPEARTVLLTGANGYLGRFLCLEWLERAAQRGGTLVCVVRGSSAEAARARLDEAFDSGDPELMERYRKSAAQHLRVVAGDIGEPRLGLDEETWQHLVDTVDLIVHPAALVNHVLPYDQQFGPNVLGTAELIRLAVTSRIKQFTYLSTVAVVFGNAAAADESADIRTACGARDLDGDYADGYAASKWAGEVLLREAHEAFGLPVAVFRSNMILAHPRYRGQLNVPDVFTRLVLSLLATGIAPGSFYARGTGEGRGHFDALPVDFTARAITSLGDDAREGYRTYNVVNPHDDGISLDTVVDWLLAAGHPLTRVQDHAEWIVRFETALRGLPDRQRQHSLLPLLHAFTEPQQALAGSALPADRFRAAVRAAALDDDNDIPRLSPDLITKYVADLRAHHLM, from the coding sequence GTGTCCCGCTCCCACCTCCCCGCCGACGAGCTCGACGCACGTACCGACCGACGAAGCACCCACTTATTCGCGACCGACGCCCAGTTCCGTGACGCTGCGCCCCTGAACGCCGTCACCGAGGCGATCCGGCGCCCCGACCTACCGCTCGCCGACCTGGTGGCCACCGTGATGGAGGCATACGCCGACCGCCCCGCCCTGGGCGAGCGTGCCACCGAAAAGGTCACCGACCCGCAGACGGGCCGCACCACGCTGCGCCTGCTGCAGCGGTTCGACACGCTCACCTACGGCGAACTCTGGGAGCGGGTGGGTGCGGTGGCCTCCGAGTGGCGGCACCACCCCGAACAGGCGCTGGGCCCCGGCGACTTCGTCGCCCTCCTCGGGCCCACGAGCGCCGAGTACACCGTGGCGGACCTGGCTTGCGTCCGCTTGGGCGCGGTGTCCGTCCCCCTGCAGTCGGGTGCTCCAGCGGCACACCTGGCCCCCATCGTCGAGCAAGCCGGACCGCGCCTGCTCGTGGTGGACGTCGACCAGCTGGACGTCGCGCTCGAGGTTGCGGCGAGGGCCCCCTCGCTGGGCAGGATCGTCGTCATCGGCCACCGGCCCGAGGCCACCGCCCACCAGGAGAAGCTGGAGTCCGCGCGCGCCCGGCTCGCGGCGCAGGGCCGGAGCGTGGCCCTGGACACGCTGGCGTCGATCGTCGAGCGGGGAAGGGCGCTGCCCTCGCTCCCCCGGGTTCCCGACGGGTCGGCGGCCGACGCGCTGAGCGCGCTGATCTACACCTCGGGAAGTACCGGCACCCCCAAGGGGGCCATGTACACCGAGCGTCTGGTCCGGCAGTTCTGGGTCGACTTCGTGCCCGGCCAGGCGGCGCGGCCCTCCATCACGCTCAACTACCTGCCGTTGAGTCACATGATGGGCAGGGGGGTGCTGTTCGGGACGCTCGCCAAGGGGGGCCTCGCCGCTTTCGCGGCCTCCAGCGACCTGTCGACACTCTTCGAGGACCTCTCCCTGGTCCGTCCCACCGAAATCGTCATGGTTCCCCGCATCTGCGACATGCTCTTCCACCACTACCGGGCACAGTTGTCCCACCGGGCCAAGGCAGGCGGCGGGACAGGCGGCGACGCGGCCGAGCAGGTGATGGCGGAGCTGCGGGAGAAGGTCATGGGCGGCCGCCTCCTGTGGGCCGTCAGCGCCTCGGCCCCGCCGAGCGCCGAGACGACGGCGTTCATCCAGGACTGCCTCCACGTCAGACTGCTCGACGGCTACGGGTCGACGGAAGCCGGGGTCGTCTCCCTCGACGGCCGGGTGCTGCGCCCGCCGGTGACCGATCACAAGCTGGCCGACGTACCCGAGCTGGGATACTTCGCAACCGACTCGCCGTACCCCAGGGGCGAACTGCTGATCAGGTCCGAGCGGCTCGTCCCCGGATACTTCCGGCGTCCGGACGCCACCTGCGAGGTCTTCGACGAGGACGGCTTCTACCGCACGGGCGACATCATGGCCCGCGTCGGCCCCGACGAACTGAGGTACGTCGACCGCCGCTCCAACGTCCTCAAGCTGTCCCAGGGCGAATTCGTCGCCCTCTCCCGCCTGGAGGCGCTCTTCAACGGCAGTCCGGTCGTCCGGCAGATCTTCCTGTACGGCAGCGGCACCCGCGCCTACCTGCTCGCGGTGGTCGTGCCGACGAAGGACGCCCTGGAGCGCGTCGACGGGGATGCCCGGCGCCTGCGGCCGATCCTGCGGGAGTCCCTGCAGAAGCTCGCCACCGAGGCGGGGCTGAACTCCTACGAGATCCCACGGGATCTGCTCGTCGAGACCGAGCCGTTCACTCAGGAGAACGGACTGCTCTCCGGGGTGCGCAAGCCGTTGCGGCCGGCCCTGACGAAGCGGTACGGCGAGCGTCTCGAAGCGCTGTACACCCAGCTGTCCGACCGGGAGGCCGAGGAACTCCGGACGCTGCGTCAGACCGGCACCGACCAGCCGGTATCGGCGACCGTGCTCCGGGCTGCGCAGGCGCTCCTGGGGTTGGAAGAGGGTGTCGTGGAACTTGGCACACGCTTCCTCGAACTCGGCGGTGACAGCCTCACGGCACTGTCGTTCTCCCAGCTGATGAAAGAGACCTTTCACGTCGACATCCCGGTCAACGTGATCATCAACCCGGTCAACTCGCTGCAGCAGGTGGCCGATCACATCGAGCGGGCACTCGCGGCGGAACACCGCCGTCCCACCGCCGACAGCGTCCACGGCCCGGACGCGAGGCGGCTGGAGGCGGCCCAGCTGCGGCTGGACGCGTTCCTCGACGCGCGGACCGTCGAGCAGGTCGAAAGGCCGGCCGGTCCGCTGCCCGAGGCCCGGACCGTCCTGCTGACCGGCGCCAACGGCTACCTGGGCCGCTTCCTGTGCCTCGAGTGGCTGGAACGCGCGGCGCAGCGCGGCGGCACGCTGGTGTGCGTGGTCCGCGGCTCCTCGGCCGAGGCAGCCCGGGCACGGCTCGATGAGGCCTTCGACAGCGGCGACCCGGAACTCATGGAGCGCTACCGGAAGTCCGCCGCCCAGCATCTTCGCGTGGTCGCCGGCGACATCGGGGAACCGCGTCTCGGACTCGACGAGGAGACCTGGCAGCACCTGGTCGACACCGTGGACCTGATCGTCCACCCGGCGGCACTGGTCAACCATGTCCTGCCCTACGACCAGCAGTTCGGTCCCAACGTGCTGGGAACGGCCGAACTGATCAGGCTCGCGGTCACCTCCCGGATCAAGCAGTTCACCTACCTGTCGACAGTCGCCGTCGTATTCGGGAACGCGGCAGCCGCCGACGAGTCGGCGGACATCCGCACTGCCTGCGGGGCACGCGACCTCGACGGTGACTACGCGGACGGTTACGCGGCCAGCAAATGGGCCGGCGAGGTGCTGCTGCGCGAGGCGCACGAAGCGTTCGGTCTGCCGGTCGCCGTCTTCCGCTCGAACATGATCCTCGCGCACCCACGCTACCGCGGTCAGCTCAACGTCCCGGACGTCTTCACCCGCCTCGTGCTGAGCCTGCTGGCGACGGGCATCGCACCCGGCAGCTTCTACGCCCGGGGCACCGGCGAGGGCCGTGGGCACTTCGACGCACTCCCGGTGGACTTCACCGCGCGGGCCATCACCTCGCTCGGTGACGACGCACGAGAGGGCTACCGGACCTACAACGTGGTCAACCCGCACGACGACGGCATCTCACTCGACACGGTCGTCGACTGGCTGCTGGCAGCCGGACATCCCCTGACACGTGTCCAGGACCACGCCGAGTGGATCGTCCGCTTCGAGACCGCCCTGCGCGGCCTGCCCGACCGCCAGCGCCAGCATTCGCTGCTCCCGCTGCTGCACGCCTTCACCGAGCCGCAACAG